A segment of the Collimonas fungivorans genome:
GAAGAAGCTGGGCCTGGGCAACGATATCGAACTGGGCCGCTACTGCGCTGCGGTGAGCGGCGACATTGTCCAGCCGCCGGGATGCGGCGACTGGTTCCTTTCAAATAACGATACCGGTGACGACAGCGAGGAAACCTGAAGCGGTTCAGGGCTGCTGTTTCAGGTCAAAGATCTGCGCCATCGCCACCCATTTTTCTCCGGCCGGAGTCCATGGCGTAGCAGCCTGGAACTCCCACATCAGGGTTTCCCATTCCTGCACCTTGGGGTCGGTGCGCGCGGCGTTCGCCATGCGCTCCGGGCTGTAAACCGCATCGTCGGTTTCCATCAGCATCACCAGGCGCGTGCCGAGCCGATAGATTTGCATGCCGAGCACGCCATGCCTGCGCAGGTGGTCGGCGATCTCGGGCCAGATGCGGCGGTGCAGGGTTTCATAACGGCCGATCAGGCCGGGATCGTCCTTCAGGTCTAGCGCCAGGCAGTAACGCATATTGTCGAGACTCGCTAGTTAGACCAGCCGCCGTCGATCAAATGGATCGCGCCGGTGGTAAACGCCGATTCGTCCGAAGCGAGGTACAGCGCCAGCGCCGCGATTTCCTCGGTCTTGCCGATCCGCCCCAGCGGCTGGCGGGCGACAAACGCCGCCTCGATCTGGGCGATATCCACGTCTTGCTGGCGCGCCTGTTCGGCAATCCGCTGCCGCAGCGACGGCGATTCGACCGTGCCGGGACAGATTGCATTGCAGCGTATGCCTTTGGCGACAAAGTCCGCCGCAACTGCCTTGGTCAGGCCGATCACGGCTGCCTTGGTAGTGCCGTAGACAAAACGGTTGGGCACGCCTTTGACGCTGGAAGCAGCCGACGCCATGTTGATGATGGAGCCGCCGCCCTTGGCCAGCATGCCCGGCAACAGCGCGCGGATCAGGCGATACATGGAAGAGACGTTGATATCCCATGAGAAATCCCAATCCTGTTCGCTGCAATCGAGGATACTGCCGTGATGGACAAAACCGGCGCAATTGAACAGCACGTCGAAACTCTGTTCCGCCTGCGCCAGCGCCGATACCGCGGCGGCGTCGGTGACATCGAGCTGCACGGTCCGGATCGGATGGCCGGCAGCGTTTGCCGCGGCTGCCGTTTCCGCCAACGAAGCGGGGTTGATGTCGGCCGCCAGCACCTGCGCTCCTTCGCGCGCAAACACCAGGGCGCTGGTACGGCCGATGCCCTGGCCCGCGGCAGTCACCAGAATGCGCTTTCCTTGTAATCTCATGCGGCTGTCTCCGATTTTCTGGATTTACTTGGGTTAATATTTTATACTGAAAAGGTTTATTGGCTGGACCAATACTAGCACAGTAGAAATTCCGCGAACAATCGGCCCGGCGGCGCGGCAGCCCGTTCCCGTCATTTATTGACGGCTAGATAGGCGCCGGCGCCACCTGCTTTGGTTCGCAGCTAGCGCGCCGTGGCACAATATGAAAAATATCTTTCCTTACTGCCATGCCCATACAAGTTATACATAATCGCCGCCTGTATCAACAAATCGCCGACCAGCTGCGCGACATGATCGACCGCGGCGAATACGGACCCGGCGACAACCTGCCGCCCGAACGCGAACTGGCCAAACAATTCGGCGTCAGCCGCACGTCGGTGCGCGAGGCCCTGATCGCGTTGGAGGTGATCGGCGTCGTCAGCGTCCGCGTCGGCAACGGCGTGATGGTGTTGCCGCGTACCGAAGAGGAAACCGCACGCGACAACGGCAGCCAGGCACCGGCCTTGCAGCAGGCGGCGCATCGCAGCGGCTGGGAAATCGATCCGGAACTGGACCTGGAAATCAACCTTGGGCTGGATGACGAAATCCCGCCGTTCAAGCTGCTGCAGGCAAGACGCCTGGTGGAGCCGGAGACGGCGGCGCTGGCGGCGGTAAATGCCAGCGATGAGCAGTTGCGCAATATCGCCGAAGCGTATGCGCGCAATGTCGAAGATAACCGCAGCGGCTCGCACACCCATCCGGGCGACCGCCTGTTCCATATCCGCATCGCCGAGGCCAGCGGCAACCCGGCTTACCTGTTGCTGGTCAGCCACCTGCTGGGACGCAAGTACGGCATGATGTTCCAGCGCCTGCAGACGCTGTACAGCTCGAAAGACATGCCGAACCGTTCGGAGCATGAGCACCAGCTGATCATGGAAGCGCTGCAGGCGCGCGATGCGGTGGCGGCGCGGCGCGCGATGCGTGCGCACATGGATTCCGTGGTGCGGATCTTTTCCCGTTCGGTGCCGGAATCCAGGCACTGAAACTCAGATATCGACCGGATCCACTTCCAGCGACCATTTGGCGCGAGTCTTTATCTGCCGCAGCTGAGCCATCCAGTCAGTCAGGAAAGCCTGCAGCCCGGGGCGCGAGGGACATTCAAT
Coding sequences within it:
- a CDS encoding FadR/GntR family transcriptional regulator: MPIQVIHNRRLYQQIADQLRDMIDRGEYGPGDNLPPERELAKQFGVSRTSVREALIALEVIGVVSVRVGNGVMVLPRTEEETARDNGSQAPALQQAAHRSGWEIDPELDLEINLGLDDEIPPFKLLQARRLVEPETAALAAVNASDEQLRNIAEAYARNVEDNRSGSHTHPGDRLFHIRIAEASGNPAYLLLVSHLLGRKYGMMFQRLQTLYSSKDMPNRSEHEHQLIMEALQARDAVAARRAMRAHMDSVVRIFSRSVPESRH
- a CDS encoding L-rhamnose mutarotase, whose translation is MRYCLALDLKDDPGLIGRYETLHRRIWPEIADHLRRHGVLGMQIYRLGTRLVMLMETDDAVYSPERMANAARTDPKVQEWETLMWEFQAATPWTPAGEKWVAMAQIFDLKQQP
- a CDS encoding SDR family oxidoreductase encodes the protein MRLQGKRILVTAAGQGIGRTSALVFAREGAQVLAADINPASLAETAAAANAAGHPIRTVQLDVTDAAAVSALAQAEQSFDVLFNCAGFVHHGSILDCSEQDWDFSWDINVSSMYRLIRALLPGMLAKGGGSIINMASAASSVKGVPNRFVYGTTKAAVIGLTKAVAADFVAKGIRCNAICPGTVESPSLRQRIAEQARQQDVDIAQIEAAFVARQPLGRIGKTEEIAALALYLASDESAFTTGAIHLIDGGWSN